In Zingiber officinale cultivar Zhangliang chromosome 1A, Zo_v1.1, whole genome shotgun sequence, a genomic segment contains:
- the LOC122036213 gene encoding cadmium-induced protein AS8-like isoform X2 yields MTQLLMIIKGLFRRYKRWNPVHPTIGTFWGMGIGVGCGVGWGPGFGPEVIGYVGAGCGVGFSVGITLAGIDVGLPRNDLFQILYNATTTKAAPFDMAKSSTFIAMKGVTEDSLNFVAPHISFLRKETSWRLSKLKSNIHVQGTELNKLNTVVSKKIQSTLECLEAFKQNVWQPPKDQ; encoded by the exons ATGACCCAG CTTCTTATGATAATTAAAGGGCTCTTCAGGAGGTATAAGAGATGGAATCCTGTACACCCCACTATTGGCACATTTTGGGGAATGGGCATAGGTGTGGGATGTGGCGTGGGATGGGGTCCTGGTTTTGGTCCTGAGGTCATTGGATATGTCGGGGCAGGCTGTGGTGTAGGATTCAGCGTGGGCATTACTCTGGCCGGTATCGATGTTGGCCTTCCCCGCAATGACCTTTTTCAAATCCTATACAATG CTACTACAACAAAGGCTGCTCCTTTCGACATGGCAAAGTCTTCCACATTTATCGCCATGAAGGGCGTCACAGAGGATAGTTTGAACTTTGTTGCACCTCATATATCTTTTTTGAGGAAAGAAACTAGCTGGAGGCTCTCGAAGCTCAAGTCAAATATTCATGTGCAGGGAACTGAGTTAAACAAACTTAACACTGTAGTATCAAAGAAGATTCAGTCTACTTTAGAGTGTTTAGAAGCCTTCAAACAGAATGTCTGGCAGCCTCCAAAGGATCAATAA
- the LOC122036213 gene encoding uncharacterized protein LOC122036213 isoform X3 codes for MRGQNCKSELMKGEGSKRATPTRDPRGHLELGFYCPKKNRCGIASTLSHDPATTTKAAPFDMAKSSTFIAMKGVTEDSLNFVAPHISFLRKETSWRLSKLKSNIHVQGTELNKLNTVVSKKIQSTLECLEAFKQNVWQPPKDQ; via the exons ATGCGAGGGCAGAATTGTAAAAGTGAACTGATGAAAGGAGAAGGGAgtaaacgagcaacgccgacgcGTGACCCGCGAGGGCATCTCGAACTAGGGTTTTACTGCCCCAAGAAGAATCGTTGTGGAATCGCAAGTACTCTCTCGCATGACCCAG CTACTACAACAAAGGCTGCTCCTTTCGACATGGCAAAGTCTTCCACATTTATCGCCATGAAGGGCGTCACAGAGGATAGTTTGAACTTTGTTGCACCTCATATATCTTTTTTGAGGAAAGAAACTAGCTGGAGGCTCTCGAAGCTCAAGTCAAATATTCATGTGCAGGGAACTGAGTTAAACAAACTTAACACTGTAGTATCAAAGAAGATTCAGTCTACTTTAGAGTGTTTAGAAGCCTTCAAACAGAATGTCTGGCAGCCTCCAAAGGATCAATAA
- the LOC122036213 gene encoding cadmium-induced protein AS8-like isoform X1 gives MTQVRSKDRGLHVDLSLLLMIIKGLFRRYKRWNPVHPTIGTFWGMGIGVGCGVGWGPGFGPEVIGYVGAGCGVGFSVGITLAGIDVGLPRNDLFQILYNATTTKAAPFDMAKSSTFIAMKGVTEDSLNFVAPHISFLRKETSWRLSKLKSNIHVQGTELNKLNTVVSKKIQSTLECLEAFKQNVWQPPKDQ, from the exons ATGACCCAGGTACGATCCAAGGATAGAGGTCTCCATGTCGATCTAAGTCTG CTTCTTATGATAATTAAAGGGCTCTTCAGGAGGTATAAGAGATGGAATCCTGTACACCCCACTATTGGCACATTTTGGGGAATGGGCATAGGTGTGGGATGTGGCGTGGGATGGGGTCCTGGTTTTGGTCCTGAGGTCATTGGATATGTCGGGGCAGGCTGTGGTGTAGGATTCAGCGTGGGCATTACTCTGGCCGGTATCGATGTTGGCCTTCCCCGCAATGACCTTTTTCAAATCCTATACAATG CTACTACAACAAAGGCTGCTCCTTTCGACATGGCAAAGTCTTCCACATTTATCGCCATGAAGGGCGTCACAGAGGATAGTTTGAACTTTGTTGCACCTCATATATCTTTTTTGAGGAAAGAAACTAGCTGGAGGCTCTCGAAGCTCAAGTCAAATATTCATGTGCAGGGAACTGAGTTAAACAAACTTAACACTGTAGTATCAAAGAAGATTCAGTCTACTTTAGAGTGTTTAGAAGCCTTCAAACAGAATGTCTGGCAGCCTCCAAAGGATCAATAA